Below is a window of Paramagnetospirillum magneticum AMB-1 DNA.
AAGCAGTCGGAGGAGCTGCTTGCCCAGTTGTACGTGGTGGAGGAGACGCCGCGTCGTTTGGGGCGTGGGCCGGTGCACGCTCTTATGGTCATATCGGTTTTGTCGGTTGTTGCGTTCATCGCGACGTTGCTGATGCGCTACAACACCTTCGTGACCATGTCGGAAGACACGCAGGCGAAGCGGTCCAATTACGAGGTGATGATCCAGCGCCGGGACAATCTGTTCGGCAATCTTGTGAAGCTGACGCTGAACCATGCTGCATTGGAGCACTCGATCTTCTCGCATACCTCGGACAAGCGGACCGAGGGCGTTGAGGCTGGCAAGGGCGGCCCTATCGGCTCGGCGCTGGAACAGCTGATGAAGCAGGGCGGGATCGGCAAGCTTCTGGGTGATATTGGGGGCGGCAAGGCGCTGCTGGGGGCCGACGGAGGCTTCGGCAATGCGCTGGGCCGTTTGATGGCGGTGGTGGAGCAGTATCCGACCATCCAGTCGGTGGACACCTACAAGCATATGATGACGTCGCTGGTGGAGATGGAAGACCGCATCGCGACGCGTCGGGAGGATTACAACGCCGCCGCCTCGACCTACAACATCGAGATCACCAAGTGGCCGTGGAACTATCTGGCGTTCATCACCGGGTTCAAGCGGGCGGAGTATTTCCAGGAAAAGCCGGCGGGCGACACGCCGATCATCACGCCGCAGCTGTTCCAGGAACTGTTGCCTCTCAACCATGCGCAGGACATCAAGAAATGATCTGGACGGCGGTGATCAAGGGGAGCGCGCTGGTGACCTTCGTGCAGGGCGCCATGGTGCTGGTGGACAAGATCTTCGGCGAGGAGATCTTGCCGCACCGGATCTACAGCAGCGCGGAAGCCTCGCAATTGCTGGGGATGGACCGTCTCGAGGTGCTGGGCCTGATTCGTTCGGGGACGATCAAGGCGAAGAAGGTGGGCGATAATTATCGTATCCTGGGCTCCAATCTTGTGGATTACATGAACCGATGAAGTTCGAAAATTGCAGGGATTGCCGCGAGGAAGTGGTGTGGTGGGCCTTTACCGCCGACATCTGCATGACCCTGTTCAAGGGGGTCCTCGGGCTGATGAGCGGCAGCGTGGCGCTGGTGGCGGATTCGTTGCATTCGGGGGCGGACGTGGTGGCCAGCGGGGTGACCCAGCTCAGCTTGAAGATTTCGAACAAGCCGGCGGATGAGCGCTATCCGTTCGGCTACGGCAACATCCAATACATCTCGTCGTCCATCGTGGGCTCCTTGCTGCTGATCGGGGCCAGCTTCTTGATGTACGGCTCGGTGATGAAGCTGATCTCGGGGACCTACGAGGCGCCAAGCATCTTCGCGGCGGTTGGGGCGTCGGTGACGGTGATCGTCAACGAGCTGATGTATCGCTACCAGATCTGCGTGGGCAACGAAAACAAC
It encodes the following:
- the mamQ gene encoding magnetosome protein MamQ is translated as MALGDANVGSAPGVDFSALQRVKQSEELLAQLYVVEETPRRLGRGPVHALMVISVLSVVAFIATLLMRYNTFVTMSEDTQAKRSNYEVMIQRRDNLFGNLVKLTLNHAALEHSIFSHTSDKRTEGVEAGKGGPIGSALEQLMKQGGIGKLLGDIGGGKALLGADGGFGNALGRLMAVVEQYPTIQSVDTYKHMMTSLVEMEDRIATRREDYNAAASTYNIEITKWPWNYLAFITGFKRAEYFQEKPAGDTPIITPQLFQELLPLNHAQDIKK
- the mamR gene encoding magnetosome protein MamR — translated: MIWTAVIKGSALVTFVQGAMVLVDKIFGEEILPHRIYSSAEASQLLGMDRLEVLGLIRSGTIKAKKVGDNYRILGSNLVDYMNR